From Rudanella lutea DSM 19387, a single genomic window includes:
- a CDS encoding SDR family oxidoreductase — translation MTTGMLRDDALKGKTIIVTGGGTGLGRSMSRYFLQLGANVTICSRRQAVIDQTAQELMAETNGQVLAVQCDVRNPAEIENVIAQTVERFGRVDGLLNNSAGNFISPTERLSYKAFDTVVDIVLRGTYYFTLAVGKYWIENNIKGTVLNISTTYATTGSGYVVPSAVAKGGALIMTKSLAAEWGKYGIRLNAIAPGPFPTKGAWDRLFPEPLASMMDPTSRIPLKRVGEHQELANLAAYLLSDFSGYITGECITIDGGEVLNAGEFSHLEVVTNEQWDMIGEVIKQANRASKKEGQS, via the coding sequence ATGACAACAGGAATGCTGCGCGACGACGCGCTTAAGGGCAAAACGATTATTGTAACCGGTGGTGGTACCGGGCTGGGCCGGTCTATGAGCCGGTATTTTCTCCAACTGGGAGCTAATGTCACCATCTGTAGCCGTCGGCAGGCCGTTATCGACCAAACCGCTCAAGAGCTGATGGCCGAAACCAACGGGCAGGTACTGGCCGTACAGTGCGATGTGCGCAACCCGGCCGAGATTGAAAACGTGATTGCCCAAACCGTCGAGCGTTTCGGGCGGGTAGACGGCCTGCTCAACAACTCGGCTGGTAACTTTATTAGCCCCACCGAGCGTCTTTCGTACAAAGCCTTTGACACCGTGGTCGATATTGTGCTGCGGGGCACGTATTACTTTACGCTGGCCGTGGGCAAGTACTGGATCGAGAACAATATAAAAGGGACTGTGCTGAATATTTCGACTACCTACGCCACTACGGGGTCGGGGTATGTGGTGCCGAGTGCCGTAGCCAAGGGCGGTGCTTTGATCATGACCAAGTCGCTGGCGGCTGAGTGGGGCAAATACGGTATCCGGCTCAACGCCATCGCCCCCGGCCCGTTCCCGACAAAAGGAGCCTGGGACCGGTTGTTTCCGGAGCCATTGGCCAGCATGATGGACCCTACCAGCCGGATTCCGCTCAAGCGGGTGGGTGAGCATCAGGAACTGGCCAATCTGGCTGCTTATTTACTGTCCGATTTCTCGGGGTATATCACCGGTGAATGCATTACAATTGACGGGGGCGAGGTGCTCAATGCGGGCGAGTTTAGCCACCTCGAAGTGGTTACCAACGAGCAGTGGGATATGATCGGGGAGGTGATTAAGCAAGCGAACCGAGCCAGTAAAAAAGAAGGACAGAGCTAG
- a CDS encoding S41 family peptidase, producing MSLTAYRRLFSTAFLSLLLVAFCSTCATKEIVPEPAEPVKAFFAELIQIVEQNSINRRTIDWADYKAKVWAKVGNAKTVPETEPAMVLAMALLKDNHSSIIVDNKRGLYGGVGCGSLPAATPFTFAEPNIGYVKVDGFSGSSQEGISFAQAIQNEIARQDDKNLKGWIVDLRRNTGGNMYPMIAGLGPLLGEGVCGGFFDIDDKLTGSFSYRQGGALLNQTVLAQVERPYQLSKSNPKVAVLISGATASSGEAAAIAFSGRPNTRFLGSATCGISTGNQMYTLPFYGYTLNLFTVRIGDRTGKVYGKELIPDELVSTEQTIARAVKWLNE from the coding sequence ATGAGCTTAACCGCATACCGGCGGTTGTTTTCGACCGCTTTTCTGTCTCTATTATTGGTAGCCTTCTGTTCGACCTGCGCAACGAAAGAGATTGTGCCAGAGCCAGCTGAACCAGTTAAAGCGTTCTTTGCAGAGCTGATTCAGATTGTAGAACAAAACTCAATAAACCGCCGGACTATAGACTGGGCCGATTACAAAGCGAAGGTCTGGGCTAAGGTGGGAAATGCTAAAACGGTGCCTGAGACAGAGCCCGCTATGGTATTAGCTATGGCTTTGCTGAAGGACAATCATAGCTCAATTATCGTCGACAATAAGCGAGGACTTTATGGGGGGGTAGGCTGTGGTAGCTTGCCAGCAGCTACCCCTTTTACCTTTGCAGAGCCCAACATTGGTTACGTTAAGGTTGACGGCTTCAGTGGATCAAGTCAGGAAGGCATCAGTTTTGCGCAAGCTATTCAAAATGAAATTGCCCGGCAGGATGATAAAAACCTGAAAGGATGGATTGTTGACTTACGACGTAATACAGGCGGTAACATGTATCCTATGATTGCCGGTTTAGGGCCACTCCTGGGTGAGGGAGTTTGCGGTGGTTTTTTTGATATTGACGACAAGCTAACCGGTAGTTTTTCATACCGGCAAGGAGGAGCTCTGTTGAATCAGACGGTACTTGCTCAGGTTGAGCGGCCCTATCAGCTTTCCAAGAGCAATCCAAAGGTAGCCGTGCTGATTAGTGGTGCTACGGCAAGTTCAGGAGAAGCGGCAGCGATCGCTTTTTCGGGTCGACCTAACACCCGTTTTTTGGGGTCTGCAACGTGTGGAATCTCTACCGGAAATCAGATGTATACTTTGCCTTTTTACGGCTATACACTCAACTTATTTACCGTCCGAATTGGCGACCGAACAGGGAAGGTATACGGCAAAGAGCTTATACCGGATGAGCTGGTGTCGACGGAACAGACAATCGCTCGGGCTGTGAAGTGGCTCAATGAGTGA
- a CDS encoding trans-sulfuration enzyme family protein produces the protein MHFDTLAIQAAHQSDPTGAIIPPIHLSTKFERNAETYEPVGGHMYSRASNPNRDAFEKALAQLEGGAVGMAFGSGQAATMTLFQALRPGDHVIVPRQAYFSTPLLLEQVFHPWGLTYTRVEMSDLDAVQAAIHENTRVIWTETPSNPLLTMTDLLLISQMAHEAGAIVVCDNTWATPVLQRPLDLNCDVVMHSTTKYLGGHSDVLGGALVFKDPNHELALRVRQIQQLGGAVPSPFDCWLLLRGIKTLGVRVRAQQASAQALAEFLDGHPSVEKVYYPGLDSHPQRALVKQQMNGPGAMLSFGVKGGTAEALRVCSHVKLFIRATSLGGTESLIEHRATVEGIHTNAPDNLLRVSVGLEHVEDLIADLDQALKKI, from the coding sequence ATGCATTTCGATACGCTCGCCATTCAGGCCGCCCATCAGTCGGACCCCACTGGGGCTATTATTCCGCCCATTCATTTATCGACCAAGTTTGAGCGCAATGCCGAGACGTACGAACCCGTAGGGGGGCATATGTACTCGCGGGCCAGCAACCCCAACCGCGATGCGTTTGAGAAAGCCTTGGCGCAGCTCGAAGGCGGAGCCGTGGGCATGGCCTTTGGGTCGGGGCAGGCGGCTACTATGACACTCTTTCAGGCATTACGCCCCGGCGACCACGTCATTGTACCCCGCCAGGCCTATTTCAGTACCCCGCTGCTGCTCGAACAGGTGTTTCACCCCTGGGGCCTCACCTACACCCGCGTTGAAATGAGCGATCTGGACGCTGTGCAGGCCGCTATTCACGAAAATACGCGGGTGATCTGGACCGAAACCCCCTCGAACCCCCTGCTGACTATGACCGATCTGCTGTTGATTTCGCAGATGGCGCATGAAGCCGGGGCTATTGTGGTATGCGACAACACCTGGGCCACGCCGGTGCTTCAGCGCCCCCTCGATCTCAACTGCGATGTGGTGATGCACTCAACAACCAAGTACCTCGGCGGGCATTCGGATGTGCTGGGAGGTGCGCTCGTTTTTAAAGACCCCAACCACGAACTGGCCCTGCGGGTGCGTCAGATCCAACAGTTAGGCGGGGCTGTTCCGTCGCCGTTTGATTGCTGGCTACTGCTGCGGGGAATCAAAACCCTCGGCGTGCGTGTGCGGGCCCAACAAGCCTCAGCACAGGCGTTGGCCGAATTCCTGGACGGGCATCCCTCCGTAGAAAAGGTGTACTATCCGGGCCTCGACAGTCATCCGCAGCGGGCCCTGGTGAAGCAGCAAATGAACGGACCCGGCGCTATGCTCTCCTTCGGTGTAAAAGGCGGTACGGCCGAGGCCCTGCGCGTTTGTAGCCATGTAAAGCTGTTTATCCGGGCCACCAGCCTGGGTGGTACGGAGAGCCTGATTGAGCACCGGGCTACAGTGGAGGGTATTCATACCAACGCACCCGATAACCTGCTGCGCGTGTCGGTAGGGCTCGAACATGTAGAGGATTTGATTGCCGATCTGGATCAGGCCCTCAAAAAGATATAA
- a CDS encoding NADPH-dependent FMN reductase encodes MTIAIVASSPREGSNSLRFAQYLKNILTESGHDDIRLVDFAQYDIPFVGTGSLQPNGLTSFQHELITAWEAADLVFFAIPEYNWTTTPQFDNAIHQLGGPAFKHLFNNKVFAVAGVSSGRGGRQPALNAGMVLNKIISFTNSFSVVSPKIYESHETALNLDEGGHFKGHEVYEKTTRAFVDYSVSVAQRWAAANLVEAK; translated from the coding sequence ATGACAATAGCCATTGTTGCCAGTTCTCCGCGTGAGGGCAGCAACTCTCTGCGGTTCGCGCAGTACCTGAAAAATATCCTGACCGAATCAGGTCACGACGATATTCGTCTTGTTGATTTTGCCCAGTACGACATTCCATTTGTCGGCACCGGTTCGTTACAACCCAATGGGCTAACTTCTTTTCAGCACGAGCTGATTACTGCCTGGGAAGCAGCCGATCTGGTTTTTTTCGCCATTCCTGAGTACAACTGGACAACTACCCCCCAGTTCGACAATGCTATTCACCAGTTGGGAGGCCCGGCTTTCAAGCATTTGTTCAACAATAAAGTGTTTGCCGTAGCGGGGGTTTCGTCGGGGCGGGGTGGTCGTCAGCCGGCTCTCAACGCCGGTATGGTACTGAACAAGATTATTAGCTTCACCAACAGCTTTTCGGTGGTATCACCCAAGATTTATGAGTCGCACGAGACAGCCCTCAACCTCGACGAGGGGGGCCATTTCAAAGGCCATGAGGTCTACGAAAAAACGACCCGTGCCTTTGTCGACTATTCGGTAAGCGTGGCACAACGCTGGGCTGCTGCCAACCTGGTAGAGGCTAAGTAG
- a CDS encoding GNAT family N-acetyltransferase, producing MITYTLNTCHLRPWREGDEESLARQASNRRIWNNVRDFFPYPYTIRDANAWVRSNKSYSQPNNFAIEVGGEAVGNVGFTVKDDIYRYNAEIGYWLGEPYWGRGIISEVLPVMIGYIFERFQVNRLFACVLEGNMPSMRVLEKAHFRAEAVHRKAAVKNNQYLDEHIFALLREEYMAFKTDPANGQLTSASE from the coding sequence TTGATTACCTATACTTTAAATACGTGCCATCTGCGACCCTGGCGCGAAGGAGACGAAGAATCGCTGGCTCGGCAGGCCAGTAACCGACGGATCTGGAACAATGTTCGGGACTTTTTTCCGTACCCGTACACGATCCGGGACGCCAACGCCTGGGTGCGCTCCAACAAATCGTACAGCCAACCAAATAACTTCGCCATTGAAGTGGGCGGAGAGGCTGTGGGGAACGTGGGCTTCACGGTGAAAGATGATATTTATCGGTACAACGCCGAAATTGGTTACTGGCTGGGTGAGCCCTACTGGGGGCGGGGCATAATCTCGGAAGTGCTGCCCGTGATGATTGGGTATATTTTTGAGCGGTTTCAGGTTAATCGGTTGTTTGCCTGTGTGTTGGAGGGGAATATGCCTTCGATGCGGGTTCTCGAAAAAGCTCATTTTCGGGCCGAAGCCGTTCACCGGAAAGCCGCGGTAAAAAATAATCAGTACCTCGACGAGCATATTTTTGCCTTGTTACGGGAAGAGTACATGGCGTTCAAAACAGACCCGGCCAACGGTCAGCTCACCTCGGCTTCGGAGTAG
- the cmk gene encoding (d)CMP kinase gives MPKIIIAIDGYSSCGKSTTAKAVAARMGYGYIDTGAMYRAVSLFFIQQHVALTNPKEVAAALDQIHITFNFNPRIGRNETCLNGLNVEEEIRKMYISNYVSEVSAIPEVRWAMVAQQQKMARRRGVVMDGRDIGTKVFPDAEVKVFMSADTAVRAFRRQRELLEKGELVPIEDITANIEKRDRIDTSRAESPLIQAPDAVPLDTTHMTIEEQIDWVVALADRRIAELHREGHFAQRRSAEADSNTPNS, from the coding sequence ATGCCTAAAATCATTATCGCCATTGATGGCTATTCGAGTTGCGGAAAGAGTACAACAGCTAAAGCAGTAGCGGCTCGAATGGGCTATGGCTACATTGACACCGGCGCTATGTACCGGGCTGTTAGTCTGTTTTTTATCCAGCAACATGTGGCACTCACTAACCCCAAAGAAGTAGCTGCCGCGCTCGATCAAATTCATATTACCTTCAATTTCAACCCCCGAATCGGCCGGAACGAAACCTGCCTGAACGGGTTGAATGTGGAAGAAGAAATCCGGAAAATGTATATCTCCAACTACGTGAGCGAGGTAAGCGCTATTCCGGAGGTTCGCTGGGCTATGGTGGCTCAACAGCAGAAGATGGCGCGCCGTCGGGGCGTAGTAATGGATGGCCGCGACATCGGTACCAAAGTTTTTCCCGATGCAGAGGTAAAAGTGTTCATGTCGGCCGATACGGCCGTGCGGGCCTTCCGGCGGCAACGCGAGCTGCTGGAAAAAGGTGAGTTGGTTCCCATCGAAGATATTACGGCCAACATTGAGAAGCGCGACCGGATTGACACGAGCCGCGCCGAGAGCCCGCTTATTCAGGCACCCGATGCGGTACCACTGGATACCACGCACATGACAATCGAAGAGCAAATCGATTGGGTGGTGGCTTTGGCCGACCGGCGGATTGCCGAGTTGCACCGGGAGGGTCACTTCGCACAGAGACGCTCGGCTGAGGCTGATTCCAATACACCTAACTCATGA
- a CDS encoding sugar 3,4-ketoisomerase produces the protein MAQLIHSLTDEEPISLLNAPPKRCFFIYGSQPDKQRGQHRHRHSMMLMNCVRGSVRVYVQTPSHDQYFTLDDSTKYLLLSPDDWRLMYDFTPDAILVVTCDYPYLEEDYIEAPYREPVLAQPNP, from the coding sequence ATGGCCCAGTTAATACACTCTTTGACTGATGAAGAACCTATTTCCTTACTGAACGCTCCCCCTAAACGCTGCTTTTTTATTTATGGCTCTCAACCGGATAAACAACGTGGGCAACATCGGCATCGGCACAGTATGATGCTGATGAATTGTGTGCGCGGCTCGGTCCGGGTGTACGTCCAGACGCCGAGCCATGATCAGTATTTTACCCTCGACGATTCAACCAAATACCTGCTCCTCTCGCCCGATGACTGGCGACTGATGTACGACTTTACCCCCGATGCCATTCTGGTTGTAACGTGCGATTACCCGTATCTGGAAGAAGATTACATTGAAGCCCCCTACCGGGAGCCGGTTTTGGCGCAGCCTAACCCCTAG
- a CDS encoding IS5 family transposase (programmed frameshift), giving the protein MRRYEITEQEWTKITPLLPGQAGSAGRKALDNRLFINAVLWIARSGAPWRDLPERFGNWNSNYRRFRRWAQAGVWKQVFDALQEPDLDWVMIDSTTVRAHQQAAGQKKVVSSKQALGRSRGGLTTKIHALVDALGNPIRIELSPGHAGDAPCAATLLADCEAFAVIADKAYDADWLLEGLAHNGCDAIIPSKVNRVEQRVIDENLYADRNKIERYFNRLKQYRRVATRYEKTASSFLAMVHLASSMILLL; this is encoded by the exons ATGAGACGCTATGAGATCACCGAGCAGGAATGGACTAAAATCACCCCTCTTCTACCAGGACAGGCAGGCTCAGCAGGCCGAAAAGCACTCGATAACCGCTTGTTTATCAACGCCGTGCTCTGGATTGCCCGCTCGGGTGCGCCTTGGCGCGACTTGCCTGAACGCTTCGGCAATTGGAACAGCAACTACCGACGATTTCGGCGCTGGGCTCAGGCTGGGGTGTGGAAACAGGTCTTTGATGCCCTGCAAGAGCCCGACCTGGATTGGGTAATGATTGACTCGACAACGGTGCGAGCTCATCAACAGGCTGCTGGGCAAAAAAAAGTAGTCTCCAGCA AACAAGCATTAGGCCGCTCACGGGGCGGCTTGACCACAAAAATTCATGCTCTGGTGGATGCCTTAGGCAATCCTATCCGCATTGAGTTAAGTCCTGGNCATGCGGGTGATGCGCCTTGCGCAGCCACCTTACTGGCTGACTGTGAGGCTTTTGCTGTGATTGCCGATAAGGCTTATGATGCCGATTGGTTGCTGGAAGGGTTGGCCCACAACGGTTGTGACGCGATCATTCCCTCCAAAGTGAATCGGGTGGAGCAGCGGGTAATCGATGAGAATTTGTACGCTGATCGCAACAAGATTGAACGCTATTTTAACCGCTTGAAACAGTATCGCCGGGTAGCAACTCGCTACGAAAAAACAGCCAGCAGCTTCTTGGCGATGGTTCATCTGGCTTCAAGTATGATTTTGTTGCTCTGA
- a CDS encoding crotonase/enoyl-CoA hydratase family protein, whose protein sequence is MNTTYQSLSLSLSDGVMTITLLGPGKGNAMGPEFWDELPKAMDEITAMSGVRCLVFRGSGEHFSYGLDVARMLPRIGAMASGNPLAAERRRLMAQIRFMQSGFVKMHQSPIPVIAAIHGWCIGGGVNMIAAADIRLCSADAKFSLREARLAITPDIGGLQFLPHIIGQGYTRELALTARDFDAPFAEKIGLVNHVYDDPGALFNAADQMARQIADLPASAVQGAKEVLNYGIGKDLEAGMQYVAVWNSSQMQSADFSEAMQATVEKRKAAFNKKSERGY, encoded by the coding sequence ATGAACACAACCTATCAATCTCTTTCGCTCAGCTTGTCGGATGGCGTGATGACCATTACGCTGCTCGGTCCGGGAAAAGGCAACGCTATGGGCCCCGAATTTTGGGATGAACTGCCCAAAGCCATGGATGAAATTACGGCCATGTCGGGGGTCCGCTGCCTGGTTTTTCGGGGTTCCGGTGAGCACTTTAGCTATGGCCTCGATGTCGCGCGTATGCTACCACGCATTGGTGCAATGGCGAGTGGAAATCCGCTGGCAGCCGAACGCCGTCGGCTGATGGCTCAAATTCGGTTTATGCAGTCGGGTTTTGTCAAAATGCACCAGTCGCCTATTCCGGTGATTGCGGCTATTCATGGCTGGTGTATTGGCGGTGGGGTCAATATGATTGCTGCAGCCGACATTCGCCTGTGTTCGGCCGATGCTAAATTCAGCCTTCGTGAGGCCCGGTTGGCTATTACGCCCGACATTGGTGGCTTACAATTCCTACCGCACATTATCGGGCAAGGCTACACCCGCGAACTGGCCCTGACCGCCCGAGATTTCGACGCCCCGTTTGCCGAGAAAATTGGCCTTGTCAACCACGTGTACGATGACCCCGGCGCCCTTTTCAACGCGGCTGATCAGATGGCGCGTCAGATTGCCGACCTGCCTGCTTCGGCGGTTCAGGGTGCTAAAGAAGTGCTAAACTACGGCATTGGCAAAGACCTGGAAGCGGGTATGCAGTACGTAGCGGTCTGGAATTCAAGCCAAATGCAGTCGGCAGACTTTAGCGAAGCCATGCAGGCAACGGTCGAAAAGCGAAAAGCAGCGTTCAACAAAAAATCGGAACGGGGATATTAA
- a CDS encoding cysteine desulfurase family protein, producing the protein MIPSTSDSVYLDNAATTRLDPEVLEAMLPLMTEQFGNPSSIHSHGRKVRSAIEKARKTVASLLNTSPAEIFFTSGGTEADNTAIMGSLETYGITHAITSPLEHHAVLHTLEHAAKEGLITLDLVQVGPDGTLDLNHLEVLLSKGRAEFPNGSLVSLMHGNNEIANLLPLEQVGAMCREYGAVFHSDTVQTMGHYRHDLQTLPVDFIVGAAHKFHGPKGVGFLYANGETRANRGPIHPFIHGGAQERNQRGGTENVYGIIGLAKALEIAYRDMDAHRQHIQGLKKRMIERLRERFDDVRFNGASADCENSLYTVLNVSLPQSDMSDMLLFNLDIAKISASGGSACSSGSNIGSHVLAALPGLDPNRGYVRFSFGKYNTTEEIDYAVDTLVGLYNKELSL; encoded by the coding sequence ATGATCCCGTCAACAAGCGATTCTGTTTACTTAGATAATGCCGCCACCACCCGGCTCGATCCTGAAGTGCTGGAGGCTATGTTACCTCTGATGACCGAGCAATTCGGGAATCCATCGTCTATCCATAGTCATGGTCGTAAGGTGCGTTCGGCTATCGAAAAGGCCCGCAAAACGGTAGCCTCGTTGCTCAATACCTCCCCGGCGGAGATTTTCTTCACCTCAGGCGGTACCGAGGCCGACAATACGGCTATCATGGGTAGCCTCGAAACGTACGGGATCACCCACGCCATCACCTCGCCTTTAGAACATCACGCGGTGCTACACACCCTCGAGCACGCAGCTAAGGAGGGCCTGATTACTCTTGATCTGGTACAAGTAGGCCCCGACGGCACGCTGGACCTGAACCACCTCGAAGTGTTGTTGAGTAAGGGGCGTGCCGAGTTTCCGAATGGCTCGCTGGTATCGCTCATGCACGGCAATAACGAAATTGCCAATCTGCTGCCGCTTGAGCAGGTGGGGGCTATGTGCCGGGAATATGGCGCTGTATTTCACTCGGATACGGTACAGACCATGGGCCATTATCGGCACGATCTGCAAACGTTACCCGTTGATTTTATCGTGGGGGCGGCTCATAAATTCCACGGACCTAAGGGGGTAGGATTTTTGTACGCCAACGGCGAAACCCGGGCCAACCGGGGGCCTATTCATCCCTTCATTCACGGGGGGGCTCAGGAACGGAATCAGCGGGGCGGTACCGAAAACGTGTATGGCATTATCGGGTTGGCGAAGGCACTTGAAATTGCCTACCGCGACATGGACGCCCATCGGCAGCATATTCAGGGGCTGAAAAAGCGAATGATTGAACGGCTGCGCGAGCGTTTCGACGATGTGCGGTTCAACGGGGCTTCGGCCGATTGTGAGAATAGCCTGTACACCGTGCTCAACGTGAGCCTGCCGCAGTCCGACATGAGCGATATGCTTTTGTTCAACCTGGATATTGCCAAAATATCGGCTTCGGGGGGCTCGGCCTGTTCGAGTGGTTCCAACATCGGATCGCACGTATTGGCAGCTCTGCCCGGCCTTGACCCCAATCGGGGTTATGTTCGGTTTTCGTTTGGCAAATACAACACCACCGAAGAGATCGATTATGCAGTGGATACCCTGGTGGGGCTCTACAACAAAGAGCTTTCCCTATAA
- a CDS encoding DUF4126 domain-containing protein — translation MNWDWIMSACLGVGLAACCGFRVFVPMLIAGVATKLGLIGTMGGFEWISSWPALFLLGVATVVELGAYYIPWLDNALDTIASPAAIVAGTLLSTSYLQIDSPVLDWGLGLMLGGGSAGLIQAGTSLLRLGSTATTGGLANPIVSTTENAASFGFSILAILLPLLTMVILIGILIYIASRLLNRRRVTFTKPAKP, via the coding sequence ATGAATTGGGATTGGATAATGAGTGCCTGTCTGGGCGTTGGGCTGGCGGCCTGTTGCGGCTTTCGCGTTTTTGTGCCTATGCTTATTGCAGGGGTAGCCACTAAGCTCGGTCTGATAGGCACGATGGGTGGTTTCGAGTGGATCAGTAGTTGGCCCGCCCTGTTTCTGCTCGGCGTAGCCACGGTAGTCGAACTAGGAGCCTATTATATTCCGTGGCTCGATAATGCGCTCGACACCATCGCCAGCCCGGCCGCCATTGTGGCCGGTACGCTGCTTAGTACGTCGTACTTGCAGATCGACAGCCCGGTACTCGACTGGGGGCTGGGGCTCATGCTCGGGGGCGGATCAGCCGGGCTCATTCAGGCGGGCACCAGCCTGCTACGGCTGGGCTCAACGGCCACAACGGGCGGTTTGGCCAACCCCATCGTATCAACAACCGAAAATGCGGCTTCATTCGGCTTCTCTATTCTGGCTATTCTGCTGCCTTTGCTGACAATGGTCATCTTGATTGGTATCCTGATTTACATTGCCAGCCGACTCCTCAACCGACGACGCGTGACCTTTACCAAACCCGCCAAACCATAG
- a CDS encoding NAD(P)/FAD-dependent oxidoreductase: MTEGDYLIVGQGVAGSVLAWTLDQMGCRVWLADAPEQPSASRVAAGIVNPLTGRKLVRTWRADDLFPFLHRFYTQVEAKLSGSFFHPRSVYRPYRSLAEKNDYETYTADPEVARYVNQSPDNQFFAPYITNAFGGLEVKQAGWLDLNRFVDLIRTYFSKKEQFILANIEYNKLIINESSVLFDGRRFEKVIFCDGVMARENPLFAWLPYNPAKGQVLTARVSNYPIKHIVNQGAFILPVDDTTIKIGATYSWHDLDWQTTTDGRAFLEAKIRDLLRVPYEVIGQSAGIRPATKDRRPFLGLHPAYPSVGIFGGLGSKGVSLAPYLARQFAQFLLTGEELDPEVNIQRCLSLYYRT, from the coding sequence ATGACAGAAGGTGACTATCTGATTGTTGGGCAGGGTGTTGCTGGTTCGGTACTTGCCTGGACTCTCGATCAGATGGGTTGCCGGGTTTGGCTGGCCGATGCGCCCGAACAGCCCTCGGCCTCGCGGGTAGCTGCTGGTATTGTGAATCCGCTGACGGGCCGCAAACTTGTTCGTACCTGGCGAGCCGATGACCTGTTTCCGTTTCTTCATCGTTTCTACACCCAGGTGGAAGCAAAGCTATCGGGCTCGTTCTTTCATCCGCGCTCTGTGTACCGACCGTACCGATCACTGGCCGAAAAAAACGATTACGAAACCTACACAGCCGACCCTGAGGTAGCTCGGTATGTTAACCAATCGCCTGATAACCAATTTTTTGCTCCATACATCACGAATGCCTTTGGTGGCCTCGAAGTAAAGCAGGCGGGTTGGCTGGATTTAAATCGATTCGTTGACTTAATTCGTACGTATTTCTCGAAAAAAGAACAATTTATTTTGGCTAATATTGAGTATAATAAACTAATAATCAATGAATCGTCAGTTTTATTTGATGGTCGTAGGTTTGAAAAAGTTATATTTTGTGATGGGGTGATGGCCCGCGAGAATCCATTATTTGCGTGGTTGCCGTACAATCCTGCAAAAGGGCAAGTTCTGACGGCCCGTGTTTCGAATTATCCTATCAAACATATAGTCAATCAGGGCGCTTTTATTTTGCCTGTCGACGACACTACGATAAAAATAGGGGCAACCTATAGCTGGCACGACCTCGATTGGCAAACAACTACCGACGGTCGTGCGTTTTTAGAAGCAAAGATTCGTGACTTATTGCGGGTGCCTTACGAGGTGATAGGTCAGTCGGCGGGTATCCGGCCTGCAACTAAAGATCGCCGACCGTTTTTAGGACTACACCCGGCTTATCCGTCAGTGGGTATCTTCGGCGGCTTAGGTAGTAAAGGGGTTTCGTTGGCTCCTTATCTGGCTCGGCAGTTTGCTCAGTTTCTATTGACAGGTGAAGAATTAGACCCTGAAGTTAATATTCAACGCTGCCTTTCGTTATATTACCGTACATAG